Genomic window (Ureibacillus composti):
TGCCACGCCTGCCAAAGGGCAATTCTAGCGGTTTGTCGATAGTGTTCATAATTTTTGTACACGTGTGCTTTTCGTAAAATACTGGATATCATCGGCTCGTATTGTTCGAGCACTTGTTCAAATTCCTCCATTCTGTCGCTCCAAGCGACCTGTGCACAAGTCAATATTCCCGGGTGCTTTTATCGTAAATGGGAAATGGAAGGGAATCGAAAATGTTACTGAGGGATACATCGAGTGAATTGCGCAGTTTAGGTAGGTGCATTGGTTCGATAGATGAGATGGGTTGTGGGGATTGTGAGTTTTTGTCGGGACGGGGGGACAGGTACCTTGTCCCGCTTGTTTCTTAATAGGAATAAGAGTGAGTGATCTTATAGCTTTTATTCACTAGTTTGTTAGTTTTATTTTAAGAAAATGTAAAGTTTGTAAATATTTGTCGTAAAGTGTTGTCGGAAGCGGCTTGATATTTTACATTATTCATAACAAAGTACCTAATCTCTTTTAGGTATTTTTTCTTAACTAGGATAGGAGGTGTTTCTTGAGGGTAGAAAATCATATAAATTGTGTTTCACTTGTCAAATTCAAAAATAAGGAGGATTCGATTTTGAAATATCGTAAATTTTGGCATTTTATCAAGAATAATAAGATCATTGCGATCTTCCCTCATTATGACGGAGAAAACTCATCTATGATATATACGCATCAAGAACACTTCTGTTTAGAGGAAAAGGCTAATGAAGCTATGGACCGATTTTGTAAATTATACGGATCTAGCATAGAGGGGAGAAAAAGTGCAACTCGAGATCGCTTAGGTTATCGAAAAAATGTCCCGATTCTTGTGACACCAAATGATGCAGCATTCCCTCTACCAAGTCAGTACAACAACGAAGAGATCTGGATTATCGACTTAGACTTCTATATTGAAGAACTTAGCCCCAATAAGTGTAAAATCGTGTACCCAAATGATGTATCGTTTATCATCCCATTATCAAAAAGAGCAGTATTAGCCAGAAGAGCAAGAGCGTTAGAGGTACTACGTGCTTTTACATATCCAGTTGGACCACTAGCCGCTTAAGGTGGGACATAGGGGACAGGTACCGCGTCCCATTACACATAATTTTTACATGTAAAAACACTTGTGTCACAGAGTCATGAGGAAAGATTCTTGTACCTAGGGGACATATGATATAAGAACAATTAGTAAAGTTACATCGGAAATAAAAAGGATGACCTAAAATTAAACTTTTGGGTTATCCTCTTTTTCATTACTTGGAGCTTTGCTTTCTACACAATTTATTCTTTACCGTAATAAAAACCTAGGTGTGAATTACAGTAATACAGTA
Coding sequences:
- a CDS encoding competence protein ComK, whose product is MKYRKFWHFIKNNKIIAIFPHYDGENSSMIYTHQEHFCLEEKANEAMDRFCKLYGSSIEGRKSATRDRLGYRKNVPILVTPNDAAFPLPSQYNNEEIWIIDLDFYIEELSPNKCKIVYPNDVSFIIPLSKRAVLARRARALEVLRAFTYPVGPLAA